In the Theobroma cacao cultivar B97-61/B2 chromosome 1, Criollo_cocoa_genome_V2, whole genome shotgun sequence genome, one interval contains:
- the LOC18612049 gene encoding uncharacterized protein LOC18612049: MATLNYMPLRVSSTTAAFSQEQQAPNPRRTKIILPKKKPLKWSTGVAPGEYGGPPATTKLRKYWGGEEDDPLTSDDFIWNKDFVGRMKKLIQDPASADDSSLQPSPVKEEPSGFLSLNRVMSLDSLDVDLSKELTAPSKPVLEQTVESTTQSSGSMSCKWKLVPTRREQEKWDKATKAATGGSDVILREVRRPQGDPEVLAAQSREQYFKLKRKLQVLTLIIGGVGLVSAYVSYTPEIAASFGAGLLGSLVYMRMLGSSVDSLTEGAKGRMKGAVAQPRLLVPVVLVMIYNRWNGILVPEYGYMHLELIPMLVGFFTYKIATFFQAIEEAVTVVEKKTEV, from the exons ATGGCAACACTAAACTATATGCCATTGAGAGTAAGTTCAACGACAGCAGCATTCTCTCAAGAACAGCAAGCACCAAACCCAAGACGGACCAAAATCATCTTGCCCAAGAAGAAGCCCCTTAAATGGTCAACAGGCGTGGCTCCAGGGGAGTATGGGGGCCCGCCTGCAACCACCAAGCTTCGCAAGTACTGGGGTGGTGAAGAAGACGACCCTTTAACCTCTGATGACTTCATTTGGAACAAGGACTTCGTTGGTAGAATGAAGAAGCTCATTCAGGACCCTGCTTCTGCCGATGACTCTTCTCTTCAACCCTCCCCTGTTAAG GAAGAGCCTTCTGGATTTTTAAGCTTAAATCGAGTTATGAGCCTTGACAG TCTGGATGTCGATCTGAGCAAGGAACTTACAGCACCTTCAAAGCCTGTGTTAGAACAGACAGTTGAATCTACAACTCAA AGCAGTGGTAGCATGTCGTGCAAATGGAAATTGGTGCCAACACGGCGTGAGCAAGAAAAGTGGGATAAAGCAACCAAGGCTGCAACTGGTGGCAGT GATGTGATATTGCGGGAGGTACGGCGGCCTCAAGGAGACCCTGAAGTGTTGGCTGCTCAATCAAGGGAGCAGTACTTTAAG TTGAAAAGGAAGTTGCAAGTTCTCACCTTGATTATAGGTGGTGTTGGTCTAGTCTCAGCTTATGTTTCTTACACTCCTGAAATTGCTGCTAG CTTTGGTGCTGGGTTGCTTGGTTCTTTGGTGTATATGCGTATGCTGGGAAGTAGTGTGGATTCCCTTACAGAAGGAGCAAAGGGGCGTATGAA GGGTGCAGTTGCACAGCCAAGGCTGCTCGTTCCTGTTGTATTGGTCATGATCTATAACCGTTGGAATGG GATCCTTGTTCCAGAATATGGTTATATGCATTTAGAATTGATCCCAATGTTGGTGGGATTTTTCACATACAAGATTGCCACTTTCTTTCAAGCTATAGAGGAGGCAGTTACTGTAGTTGAGAAAAAAACAGAGGTTTAA
- the LOC18612048 gene encoding uncharacterized protein LOC18612048, producing MYIFQLKVGSYGYPWTKVFLTMPKHRNYSPLRPCVNHFSHCHPLRPIDQIKAEEELICSGCGLEVIGSTFMCSKSDCDFILHKSCFELNLVLQHKSHPPHSLKLLCAPPDNYSRNIFICHACHDYGTGFDYHCSTCQFDLHVGCAKLPKTINHKDHQHLLTLYYSFSCIKENIEAFVCDVCGQDVPDRLWVYHCKKCDFGIHLRCTIPDTVLKKDIQMVSTRP from the coding sequence ATGTATATATTTCAACTGAAAGTTGGGAGTTATGGTTACCCTTGGACAAAAGTTTTCCTGACGATGCCTAAGCACCGCAACTATTCCCCATTGCGTCCATGCGTGAATCATTTCAGCCACTGCCATCCTCTGCGACCTATCGATCAAATAAAAGCAGAGGAAGAACTCATTTGCTCTGGTTGCGGCCTTGAAGTCATAGGTTCAACTTTCATGTGCAGCAAGTCTGACTGCGATTTCATTCTTCATAAGTCATGCTTCGAATTGAATTTGGTGCTGCAACACAAATCCCACCCTCCCCACTCTCTCAAACTTCTCTGCGCCCCTCCTGACAATTATAGTAGGAACATTTTCATTTGTCATGCTTGCCATGACTATGGCACTGGTTTTGACTACCATTGCTCCACATGCCAATTTGATCTCCATGTTGGATGTGCTAAACTGCCCAAAACCATAAATCATAAAGATCATCAACATTTGCTTACCCTCTACTATTCCTTCTCGTGCATCAAGGAGAATATTGAAGCCTTcgtttgtgatgtttgtggCCAGGATGTACCAGATCGACTCTGGGTTTACCACTGTAAAAAATGCGATTTTGGTATCCACTTACGATGTACAATTCCTGATACAGTCCTGAAGAAAGATATTCAAATGGTCTCAACTAGACCATAA
- the LOC18612046 gene encoding 14-3-3-like protein B isoform X2, translating to MASSKERENFVYVAKLAEQAERYDEMVEAMKNVAKLDVELTVEERNLLSVGYKNVIGARRASWRILSSIEQKEDAKGNEVNAKRIKEYRHKVESELSSICNDIMTVIDEHLIPSASAGESTVFFYKMKADYYRYLAEFKAGNEKKEAADHSMKAYETATATAEAELPPTHPIRLGLALNFSVFYYEIMNTPERACHLAKQAFDEAIAELDTLSEESYKDSTLIMQLLRDNLTLWTSDITEDPEDSMRDSTGRSGAGDDAE from the exons ATGGCTTCTTCTAAAGAGCGCGAGAATTTCGTCTACGTCGCCAAGCTCGCTGAACAGGCTGAGCGCTACGATG AGATGGTGGAGGCTATGAAGAACGTGGCAAAGCTTGATGTTGAATTGACAGTGGAAGAGAGGAACTTGCTGTCTGTTGGGTACAAGAATGTGATTGGTGCTCGGAGAGCTTCATGGAGGATTCTTTCCTCTATAGAGCAAAAGGAAGATGCTAAAGGAAATGAGGTGAATGCAAAGCGGATCAAGGAGTACAGGCACAAGGTTGAATCTGAGCTCTCAAGCATCTGTAATGATATTATGACTGTGATTGATGAACATCTCATCCCTTCAGCATCTGCTGGTGAATCAACTGTCTTCTTCTATAAGAT GAAAGCAGATTATTATCGTTATCTTGCTGAATTCAAAGCAGGCAATGAGAAGAAAGAGGCTGCTGATCATTCTATGAAGGCATATGAG ACAGCTACCGCTACTGCAGAGGCTGAGTTGCCTCCTACACATCCTATCCGTTTGGGTTTAGCCTTGAATTTCTCAGTCTTCTATTATGAGATTATGAATACTCCTGAGAG GGCCTGCCATCTTGCCAAGCAAGCTTTTGATGAAGCTATAGCAGAGCTTGACACCCTCAGTGAGGAGTCTTACAAAGACAGCACCTTAATTATGCAGCTTCTAAGGGACAACCTCACCCTTTGGACTTCTGACATCACAGAGGATCCAG